One window from the genome of Parcubacteria group bacterium ADurb.Bin159 encodes:
- the htrA_1 gene encoding putative serine protease HtrA — MKDENFNSAKFIVITILIALLVGAGAGIGAVIYAFKFSPSFLEEINLSLKGQENTEQILIEDNGETKPENIKNQKQEIVLTEEELVKKIVEKVNPSVVSIVVSQYVERYYNIPFQFPGDDFFDFDPFKFNFDLYPGPRIPETWPPEQESPQPEKFQEKIEIGGGTGFVISNDGLILTNKHVVSEENADYTVVTNSGDKYEAKILAVDPFNDLALIKVEGLNLEPLSLGDSDKIAIGETVIAIGNALGEYRNTVTKGVISGIGRTITAGDMQGLSETLENVIQTDAAINFGNSGGPLINLKGEVIGVNTAIASSGQLIGFAIPINQVKKTIESVQKYGKIIYPFLGVRYLLITEDIAKKNNLPVDYGALIVRGEEISELAVTPGSPADKAGLTENDIILEINGQKITKDNSLSSLIRQYKPGDEITLKVLKKGEEKEIKVILAEYS; from the coding sequence ATGAAAGACGAAAATTTTAATTCAGCAAAATTTATTGTTATTACTATCTTAATAGCTTTACTTGTGGGAGCAGGAGCCGGTATAGGGGCGGTAATTTATGCTTTTAAATTTTCTCCTTCTTTTTTAGAAGAGATTAATTTAAGTTTAAAAGGACAAGAAAACACGGAACAAATTTTAATTGAAGATAATGGGGAAACAAAACCAGAAAATATTAAAAACCAAAAACAAGAAATTGTTTTAACCGAAGAAGAATTGGTAAAAAAAATTGTGGAAAAAGTAAACCCTTCGGTAGTTTCTATTGTTGTTTCTCAATATGTGGAGCGTTATTATAACATTCCTTTTCAATTTCCTGGAGATGATTTTTTTGATTTTGACCCATTTAAATTTAATTTTGATTTGTATCCTGGTCCGAGAATTCCGGAAACATGGCCGCCAGAACAAGAGAGTCCTCAGCCAGAAAAATTTCAAGAAAAAATTGAGATTGGCGGAGGCACAGGGTTTGTTATATCAAATGATGGACTTATTTTAACCAATAAACACGTAGTAAGCGAAGAAAACGCTGATTACACTGTGGTGACTAATAGTGGCGATAAATATGAGGCAAAAATTTTAGCTGTTGACCCATTTAATGATTTGGCTTTAATTAAAGTAGAAGGGCTTAATTTAGAACCATTATCCTTAGGGGACAGTGATAAAATCGCTATTGGTGAAACAGTTATTGCCATTGGCAATGCTTTGGGTGAGTATAGAAACACAGTAACCAAAGGAGTAATTAGCGGAATTGGCCGGACCATTACTGCTGGCGATATGCAGGGTTTGAGCGAAACATTAGAAAATGTTATTCAAACAGATGCAGCGATTAATTTTGGCAATTCGGGCGGACCATTGATTAATCTTAAAGGGGAAGTTATTGGAGTAAATACAGCTATTGCCTCAAGTGGGCAATTAATAGGTTTTGCTATACCTATTAATCAGGTTAAAAAAACAATTGAATCTGTTCAAAAATATGGGAAAATAATCTATCCTTTTTTGGGAGTACGATATCTTTTAATCACTGAGGATATTGCTAAAAAAAATAATTTACCAGTTGATTATGGGGCTTTAATTGTAAGAGGAGAGGAAATAAGTGAATTAGCTGTTACTCCGGGTTCACCAGCGGATAAAGCGGGATTAACGGAAAATGATATTATTTTAGAGATTAATGGTCAAAAAATTACCAAAGACAATTCTCTTTCTAGTCTTATTCGTCAATATAAACCGGGTGACGAGATTACTCTTAAGGTTTTAAAAAAGGGAGAAGAAAAAGAGATAAAAGTAATTCTCGCTGAGTACTCTTAA
- a CDS encoding pyruvate formate lyase II activase — MLNIHGWQKESLIEWPGKVVSVIWLSGCNFSCPWCANQDLVKHQENLPFYRENEVLNYLKTNHFLEGLVITGGEPLINQRLKIKNQKRESKAKSQNDESKNELVRFIKKVKKLGLLVGIETNGSNPEAIEKLNRKKLVDFWAMDIKAPLDPRKYQKLTGEGKVNIDKIKKSIKLILNFRGEAEFRTTIIPKYLEKKDILEIVKTLQNLSDSQIIEKPYVLQQFKPELAKGNWLKPYSPEEIKIIAKLCQKYIKNIKLRL; from the coding sequence ATGCTTAACATTCATGGCTGGCAAAAAGAATCTTTAATTGAATGGCCAGGAAAAGTTGTTTCGGTAATTTGGTTAAGCGGTTGTAATTTTTCTTGTCCTTGGTGTGCTAATCAAGATCTAGTAAAACATCAGGAAAATTTGCCATTTTATAGAGAAAATGAAGTATTAAATTATTTAAAAACAAATCATTTTTTAGAAGGATTGGTAATTACTGGAGGAGAGCCATTAATAAATCAAAGATTAAAGATCAAAAATCAGAAGCGCGAGTCAAAAGCCAAAAGTCAAAACGATGAATCAAAAAATGAATTAGTAAGATTTATAAAGAAAGTCAAAAAATTAGGTTTATTAGTGGGCATAGAAACAAATGGTTCAAATCCAGAAGCCATAGAAAAATTAAATCGTAAAAAACTAGTTGATTTTTGGGCAATGGATATTAAAGCGCCCTTGGATCCGAGAAAATATCAAAAACTTACAGGAGAGGGAAAAGTGAATATTGACAAAATCAAAAAAAGTATTAAATTAATTCTTAATTTTAGAGGAGAGGCAGAATTTAGAACGACGATAATTCCTAAATATTTAGAAAAAAAAGATATTTTAGAGATAGTTAAAACCTTGCAAAATTTGTCAGATAGCCAGATAATAGAAAAGCCTTATGTTTTACAGCAATTTAAGCCGGAATTAGCTAAAGGCAATTGGCTTAAGCCATATTCGCCGGAAGAGATAAAAATAATAGCTAAACTTTGTCAAAAATATATAAAAAATATTAAATTAAGATTATGA
- the nrdD gene encoding Anaerobic ribonucleoside-triphosphate reductase produces the protein MLPQKIKKRDGRIVKFQPVKIQQAIFKAITATGATDGKESERLAKEVVQILVRRFPDQIPTVEMVQDIVEEVLIKNNLVVVAKAYILYREQRRRIREARLSTEEAVETVDQYLKEMDWEIKENANMAYSLQGLNNYISSLVSKKYWLSRVYPKEIREANESGDFHLHDLQILSTYCMGWDLEDLLLRGFGGVFGKIEAKPPKHLSSALGQIVNFFYTLQGEAAGAEAFSSFDTFLAPFIYYDHLSYKEIKQQLQEFLFNCNVPTRVGFQTPFENLTLDLKIPKHLANQPVIIGGKPQNKTYGDFQKEVDIFNKAFAEVMVEGDSQQRPFTFPIPTYNITSDFDWENPNYQAIWEMAAKFGIPYWSNFISSDMKPEDVRSMCCRLRLLTSQLYKKGGGLFGANPLTGSLGVVTINLPRIGYLAKDKNNFFRRLTHLMDLAKESLEIKRKALNDFMEKGLYPYSKVYLANVKKMRGNYWANHFSTIGLIGMNESLLNFMKKDITTEEGRKFALDVLNFMRDKLKIYQKETGNIYNLEATPAEGTSFRLALIDKKKYKDIITAGTEDAPYYTNSSQLPVGFDGGMWEALKLQDKLQCAYTGGTVMHLWLGEKISDSQIIPKLLKKIFSNFRLPYLTFTPTFSICPTHGYIEGEHFTCPTCHEKAEVYSRIVGYLRPVQQWNKGKQQEFKERKSFKIQNGD, from the coding sequence ATGCTTCCTCAAAAAATAAAAAAGAGAGACGGGAGGATAGTTAAATTTCAGCCGGTTAAAATACAACAGGCTATTTTTAAAGCTATCACCGCTACAGGAGCTACTGATGGCAAAGAATCAGAAAGATTAGCCAAAGAAGTAGTACAAATTTTAGTACGTCGATTTCCTGACCAAATCCCCACCGTAGAAATGGTGCAAGATATTGTGGAAGAGGTTTTAATAAAAAATAATTTAGTGGTAGTGGCTAAGGCTTATATTCTTTATCGTGAACAAAGGCGAAGAATAAGAGAAGCGCGATTAAGCACTGAAGAGGCAGTGGAAACAGTTGATCAGTATTTGAAGGAAATGGATTGGGAGATTAAAGAAAATGCCAATATGGCTTATTCTTTACAGGGTTTGAATAATTATATTTCTTCTTTAGTTAGCAAAAAATATTGGCTTTCTAGAGTTTATCCCAAAGAGATTCGTGAAGCTAATGAATCAGGAGATTTTCACTTGCATGACTTGCAGATTTTATCAACTTATTGTATGGGATGGGACTTAGAGGATTTGCTTTTACGAGGGTTTGGCGGTGTTTTCGGTAAAATTGAAGCAAAGCCGCCTAAACATTTAAGTTCAGCTTTAGGGCAGATAGTCAATTTTTTTTATACTCTTCAAGGAGAAGCAGCCGGGGCCGAAGCGTTTTCTTCTTTTGACACTTTTTTGGCTCCTTTTATTTATTACGACCATCTTTCTTATAAAGAAATAAAACAACAATTACAGGAGTTTCTTTTTAATTGCAATGTTCCCACGCGAGTGGGATTTCAAACCCCTTTTGAAAATCTTACTCTTGACCTTAAGATTCCTAAACATTTAGCTAATCAACCAGTTATTATTGGTGGAAAGCCACAAAACAAAACTTACGGAGATTTTCAAAAAGAAGTGGATATTTTTAATAAAGCTTTTGCTGAAGTAATGGTTGAAGGGGATTCTCAACAAAGGCCATTTACTTTTCCTATTCCCACTTATAATATCACTTCTGATTTTGATTGGGAAAATCCAAATTATCAAGCTATTTGGGAGATGGCAGCTAAATTCGGCATTCCCTATTGGAGCAATTTTATTTCTTCTGATATGAAACCTGAAGATGTAAGGAGTATGTGTTGTCGGCTTAGATTATTAACTAGCCAGCTTTATAAAAAAGGCGGAGGGCTTTTTGGGGCAAATCCTTTAACAGGCAGTTTGGGTGTGGTGACGATTAATTTGCCCAGAATAGGTTATTTGGCTAAAGATAAAAATAATTTCTTCCGCCGTCTTACCCATTTAATGGATTTAGCTAAAGAATCTTTGGAAATAAAAAGAAAAGCTCTTAATGATTTTATGGAAAAGGGATTATATCCTTATTCTAAAGTTTATTTGGCAAACGTTAAAAAAATGAGAGGCAATTATTGGGCTAATCATTTTTCTACTATTGGTTTAATTGGAATGAATGAATCTCTTTTAAATTTTATGAAAAAGGATATCACTACAGAAGAAGGGAGAAAATTTGCTTTAGATGTTTTGAATTTTATGAGAGATAAATTAAAAATTTATCAAAAAGAAACAGGTAATATTTATAATTTAGAAGCCACGCCGGCTGAAGGTACATCTTTCCGTTTAGCTTTGATTGATAAGAAAAAATATAAAGATATTATCACTGCTGGAACAGAAGATGCTCCTTATTATACTAATAGTTCTCAATTGCCTGTTGGTTTTGATGGAGGAATGTGGGAAGCGCTTAAATTACAAGATAAATTGCAATGCGCTTATACAGGAGGAACGGTAATGCACCTTTGGTTGGGAGAAAAAATATCCGATAGTCAGATTATCCCCAAGCTTTTGAAAAAGATTTTTTCCAATTTCCGTTTGCCTTATTTAACTTTTACTCCAACTTTTTCTATCTGCCCTACGCATGGCTATATTGAAGGAGAACATTTTACTTGCCCAACCTGCCACGAAAAAGCAGAGGTTTATTCACGGATTGTCGGTTATCTCAGGCCAGTTCAGCAATGGAACAAAGGAAAGCAGCAAGAGTTTAAAGAAAGAAAATCTTTCAAAATTCAAAATGGAGATTAA